A window from Hemicordylus capensis ecotype Gifberg chromosome 2, rHemCap1.1.pri, whole genome shotgun sequence encodes these proteins:
- the TUBB gene encoding tubulin beta chain, producing MREIVHIQAGQCGNQIGAKFWEVISDEHGIDPTGTYHGDSDLQLDRISVYYNEATGGKYVPRAILVDLEPGTMDSVRSGPFGQIFRPDNFVFGQSGAGNNWAKGHYTEGAELVDSVLDVVRKEAESCDCLQGFQLTHSLGGGTGSGMGTLLISKIREEYPDRIMNTFSVVPSPKVSDTVVEPYNATLSVHQLVENTDETYCIDNEALYDICFRTLKLTTPTYGDLNHLVSATMSGVTTCLRFPGQLNADLRKLAVNMVPFPRLHFFMPGFAPLTSRGSQQYRALTVPELTQQVFDAKNMMAACDPRHGRYLTVAAVFRGRMSMKEVDEQMLNVQNKNSSYFVEWIPNNVKTAVCDIPPRGLKMAVTFIGNSTAIQELFKRISEQFTAMFRRKAFLHWYTGEGMDEMEFTEAESNMNDLVSEYQQYQDATAEEEEDFGEEAEEEA from the exons ATGAGGGAAATCGTGCACATTCAAGCTGGACAATGTGGCAACCAAATCGGTGCTAAG TTCTGGGAGGTGATCAGTGATGAACACGGAATTGACCCCACTGGAACCTACCATGGGGACAGTGACCTACAGCTTGACCGCATCAGTGTTTACTACAATGAGGCCACTG GTGGCAAATATGTCCCTCGTGCCATCTTGGTCGACTTGGAACCTGGAACCATGGACTCAGTGAGGTCTGGACCTTTTGGCCAGATCTTCCGACCAGACAACTTTGTATTTG GCCAGAGCGGAGCTGGTAACAACTGGGCCAAAGGTCACTATACAGAAGGGGCCGAGCTGGTGGATTCAGTCCTGGATGTAGTGAGGAAGGAAGCAGAGAGCTGCGACTGTCTGCAAGGTTTCCAGCTCACCCATTCTCTGGGTGGTGGAACCGGCTCTGGGATGGGCACCTTACTGATCAGCAAGATCCGTGAGGAGTACCCCGACCGCATCATGAACACCTTCAGTGTGGTGCCATCTCCCAAGGTCTCTGACACAGTGGTGGAGCCCTACAACGCCACACTCTCAGTACACCAGTTGGTGGAGAACACAGATGAGACCTACTGCATTGATAATGAGGCCCTCTACGACATCTGCTTCCGTACCCTCAAGCTTACCACTCCTACCTATGGCGATCTTAACCACCTGGTCTCTGCCACCATGAGTGGTGTAACTACCTGCCTCCGCTTCCCTGGACAGCTCAATGCTGATCTCCGCAAGCTGGCAGTCAACATGGTTCCCTTCCCCCGTCTCCACTTCTTCATGCCTGGCTTTGCCCCCTTGACCAGCCGTGGCAGCCAGCAGTACCGGGCCCTGACAGTTCCAGAGCTGACACAGCAAGTGTTCGATGCCAAGAACATGATGGCCGCCTGCGACCCCCGTCACGGACGCTACCTGACTGTGGCAGCTGTCTTCCGGGGCCGTATGTCCATGAAAGAGGTGGATGAGCAGATGTTGAATGTGCAGAACAAGAACAGCAGCTACTTCGTAGAATGGATCCCCAATAATGTCAAAACCGCTGTGTGCGACATCCCTCCCCGTGGTCTGAAAATGGCAGTGACCTTCATCGGCAACAGCACAGCCATCCAAGAGCTCTTCAAGCGCATCTCAGAGCAGTTCACTGCTATGTTCCGCCGTAAGGCCTTCCTCCACTGGTACACTGGCGAGGGCATGGACGAGATGGAGTTCACAGAAGCAGAGAGCAACATGAATGACCTGGTCTCTGAATACCAGCAGTACCAGGATGCCAcggctgaggaagaggaggattttGGTGAAGAGGCTGAGGAAGAAGCTTAA